The Cylindrospermum stagnale PCC 7417 genome segment GATTGTTGCAGTTAAACCCCAAATTTGTCCCATCTTTTTGAGACCCGTTATATTAAAATCTTAAATGGATAAGGCAAAAAATTAGACTAATCAAACTGAGATATTCTAGTTGAATTTACGGAAGTAGTTGACGGGATTTTTGTCATAAATTAAACTTACGGACAGTTCAAATATGCCCAAAACGCATGACATTTTGGATAAAAATGAAATTGCATCACTAGGTGCATCCTTACGAGCGATTGATCAAAAGATCCTCAAAAAGGGTAATAAATCCGGCACAACTAGAATTTGGTTTCAAGGAGCAGAACCTTACTTTGATGTTTTTTTTGAATTAAAGGATAATCAAATAATATGGTTTCAATTCACATTACGTGGTAAATCGCTTTCCTGGAATAGCAAAAGACCTGGGTTACAAACAGGTAATACTAATGAATTAAATATTGATGATGTCAGTTTCTATGCGGCTAGTAAAACAATGCAAAATGACACTCACTCCGATTTAGAGTTTATCAATTTAGTAAAATTAATTCTCCAAACTAGGACAGAAGAAGCTATTTTTACCCAAGTTTTGGAATTACTTAATTAAGTTTTTGCCTCTTAACTAATGACCAATTACTAATCGGTTTTTTCTAATTTTTTGAAAAAATTGAGAACTGTAAAAGTTAGCACAACGCTAATTAATCCTAACTGCCAAAGACCGCACCCAGCGGTAATTCCCAAAGCTGCTGAAACCCAAATAGCCGCCGCCGATGTGAGTCCACGAATTTTTGGTTTGTGAGGTAGTTCTGAAGATTGGCGCACAATTTCGCCTGCACCGAGAAACCCCACGCCAGTAGCAATACCCTGAATTACGCGGCTGATTGCATCAGGACTGGGTTGCATTCCGCTTATTTGCATGGGTATAAGCGTAAAAATGGCTGAAGCTAAACTGACCAACATATGAGTTCTTAAGCCAGCTGGTTTGTTCTGACGCTGGCGTTCTAATCCAATAACTGCCCCGAATAGTAATGCGAGGCAGAGCCGAAAGCTGATATTCAGCCAATCATTGCTAGAAATGTCGTAATCACTTGTCAATTTTTGGTTGGCGAGAAATAATACTCTGCTCTACATTACTTGGTAATATACTTGTGAACTACCCCAATCTATAGACGGACGAAGCTCTGCCAATTCATCGGGAATAGCCTCCAGGACTCCGTAGTTCTATTGGTCTGAGATTCCCTCCAAAGGTAGAAGTCCTTCCAAGACCCAAATCTTCTTCTTGCAACACTTACCTAGTTAGCTTGGTTTTCGCTTGCGGCATTGGTGGTCAAGATACTCACCATTTTATCAGAAAAATTGGTGATTCCGCACTACGTGCCGAAGAGAACAGTCCTGAACAATGATTGTCTATACAACACTGGAAATGCCTGAACGTTAATTGAGATAATTAGGCATCAACTTAAAAAATTGATGCCTAAATACACATCTCCCGGAGAGACGGCTGAACACTTCGGTGTCAGTCTTCACACATTGAGGAGGTGGGAAAGAGACAACAAGATCCAAGCAATCAGGACACCATCAGGGCAAAGACGATATGATGTCGCGTCATACACGGGATTATCTAACCAAAGAACAGAGCGAGCAATTATCGCTTATGCCCGTGTTTCAAGTCGCTCCCAAAAAGCAGACCTTATCATGTTGCGTGCTTTGAGGGATTCCTCCTTTACTGTCAGCAGTGATGGTATTGCTATCGTTACAGTTCAAGCATTGTTGATCAATGCTCTAATCTAATTGAGTGGACAAACTCTACTGGCTCGACCAAATTAAACTACAAGACCGCGCCAAAGTAGGCGACAAAGCGTATTACCTGAGCAGAATCATGCAGCGAGGTTACCCAGTAGTGCCTGGTTTTGTAGTTTCGGCGGAAGTTTTGCGAGAATTTCTCGAAACTCTAAATAGTTCAGAGTCATTAGTCGCCGACTTACCCCATTCTTCGTTACACCTAGATGTAGCTAATTGGCGTCAACTTCAACAGGTAGCTGGCCGCTTGCGTCGAGAAATTATCAGTGCCAGTGTACCACCGCAGTGGGCAAGTAAAATTTTCACAGCAGCGAGTGAATGGCAAACCGGCTGTTTAATTTTTCGCCCCACGCTGGCAGTATCAACTGGTACACATGGTGTGGGTAATCTGTCTGGGTTGCTGGAGTCAGTGTTTTGTCCATGCAATGAGGAAGCGATCGCAAATGCATTAAAGCGTACCTGGAGTCAGTTGTTTCGTGCCAGGAGTCTACTATATTGGCAGCAGGCGGGAATTAACCTACAAAGAATTAATTTAGCAGTCCTGGTGCAACCCGTTGAAAATGCGATCGCCTCTGGCTTACTCAATACCAACAGATCAACGTGGGAAATTGAAGCCACTTGGGGATTAGGAATGGCTCTTGCCAACGGCGAAGTATTGCCAGATGCCTACCACATCCAACCGGAAACCGGGGTTGTCCTAGAGCGACAATTGGGGAATAAAATGCTGGCTTATCGTGTTGATGATGCTGCATCGACCGACTCTTGGCAACCCGTCCCTAGGTCAGTGCTAACTGCCGATAGCACAAGTCTAGTGGCCTACCTGCTTGAGGAATCCCAACAAAAACAGTACGCTTTACCAGAAGAATACCTGCAACAATTAATTGCTTTGGGAACTCAGCTAGTGAGTGAAATAGGTACAACCTTGACCATGAAGTGGACTATCGCTCAAACATCCTCAGACCCCAAGCTACTCTTGACACAAGTTAGCCCTCCCCAATCTGTAATTAAGAGTTCGTACTTCATTAAGGCACTAGGGGCATCTGGGGGACGTGTGATGGGTACTGCATACATAATCGGCAGTTCACAACCGAAACCCGAACAACTACCCAAGGGAGTCATTTTAATTGCCTCTGTGGTCACTCCAGATTGGTTACCATTACTGCAACAAGTTGCTGGAATTATCACGGAACGAGGGGGATTAACTAGCCACGCAGCAATTCTTGCCAGAGAACTTTGCATCCCAGCCGTGGTGAGTGCGACAGATGCCACAACCCTCATTCAAAATGGCGAACGACTGCTACTCGATGGCGACAGGGGAGAAGTTTATCGGATCAAAAGCGAGGTCAGCGAGAAAGTTCAGGCGAGAATAAGTTCTCTTGAAAATCTAGAACTAAATTCTCTCCAAACCTCAAGCCCCCCATTACCCCGCCCTCCCCTTACTTCTCACCTACCCATGATTGCCACCCAACTGCTGATTAACCTGAGTCAGTCCAGCTTAATCGAGCAAGTGCAAAGTTTGCCTGTAGATGGGGTGGGATTATTGCGCTCAGAACTGATGGTGCTAACTATACTAGAGGGGCAACATCCCCATAGTTGGCTTTTGGGCGGGCGTCAGGCAGAATTATTAGAGCGCTGGTCAGAGCAAATTAGACAATTTGCCCAAGCTTTTGCACCACGACCAGTTTTTTACCGTTCTTTAGATTGGCGATCGCAGGATTTGCCATCATTGAGTGATAGTTTACAATCTTCCCCACAGTCGATGCTGGGTGAACGCGGAACATACAGCTATTTACAAAATCCCGCAGTTTTTGAGTTGGAACTGCAAGCCTTGGCAGCTGTACAAGCATCTGGCTACAGCAATATCCACTTAATATTGCCTTTTGTGCGGACTGTGGAAGAGTTTATATTTTGTCGCCGGAAAGTTGAGCAAGCAGGGTTAACTCAGAGTTCGCAGTTTCAGTTGTGGATGATGGCAGAAGTGCCAAGCGTCTTGTTTTTATTGCCAGAATATGTAAAAGCGGGTGTAGCTGGGATTTCCATTGGCACAAATGATCTGACTCAATTGCTTTTAGGAGTTGATCGAGAGCAAGGACAACTAGCAAAAATCTTTGATGAACGTCATCCGGCGGTGATGGGTGCGATCGCCCAATTAATCAAAATGGCCAGAGTTGCGGGCATTCCCTGTTCCATTTGCGGCCAAGCACCAGCCCTCTATCCAGAAATTATTGACCAACTGGTGCAATGGGGCATAACGTCTATTTCTGTGGAACCGGAAGCATTTGAGCGGACACACCAGGCGATCGCCCGTGCCGAACAACGGTTAATTTTAGCAGCGGCAAGGCGTCAACTTGGCGAGTTTTAAACTCGAATCAGGCGATTTACTCCTGATGGCAAATGCAGCAAGTAG includes the following:
- a CDS encoding MgtC/SapB family protein codes for the protein MTSDYDISSNDWLNISFRLCLALLFGAVIGLERQRQNKPAGLRTHMLVSLASAIFTLIPMQISGMQPSPDAISRVIQGIATGVGFLGAGEIVRQSSELPHKPKIRGLTSAAAIWVSAALGITAGCGLWQLGLISVVLTFTVLNFFKKLEKTD
- a CDS encoding putative PEP-binding protein; this encodes MDKLYWLDQIKLQDRAKVGDKAYYLSRIMQRGYPVVPGFVVSAEVLREFLETLNSSESLVADLPHSSLHLDVANWRQLQQVAGRLRREIISASVPPQWASKIFTAASEWQTGCLIFRPTLAVSTGTHGVGNLSGLLESVFCPCNEEAIANALKRTWSQLFRARSLLYWQQAGINLQRINLAVLVQPVENAIASGLLNTNRSTWEIEATWGLGMALANGEVLPDAYHIQPETGVVLERQLGNKMLAYRVDDAASTDSWQPVPRSVLTADSTSLVAYLLEESQQKQYALPEEYLQQLIALGTQLVSEIGTTLTMKWTIAQTSSDPKLLLTQVSPPQSVIKSSYFIKALGASGGRVMGTAYIIGSSQPKPEQLPKGVILIASVVTPDWLPLLQQVAGIITERGGLTSHAAILARELCIPAVVSATDATTLIQNGERLLLDGDRGEVYRIKSEVSEKVQARISSLENLELNSLQTSSPPLPRPPLTSHLPMIATQLLINLSQSSLIEQVQSLPVDGVGLLRSELMVLTILEGQHPHSWLLGGRQAELLERWSEQIRQFAQAFAPRPVFYRSLDWRSQDLPSLSDSLQSSPQSMLGERGTYSYLQNPAVFELELQALAAVQASGYSNIHLILPFVRTVEEFIFCRRKVEQAGLTQSSQFQLWMMAEVPSVLFLLPEYVKAGVAGISIGTNDLTQLLLGVDREQGQLAKIFDERHPAVMGAIAQLIKMARVAGIPCSICGQAPALYPEIIDQLVQWGITSISVEPEAFERTHQAIARAEQRLILAAARRQLGEF
- a CDS encoding MerR family DNA-binding transcriptional regulator codes for the protein MPKYTSPGETAEHFGVSLHTLRRWERDNKIQAIRTPSGQRRYDVASYTGLSNQRTERAIIAYARVSSRSQKADLIMLRALRDSSFTVSSDGIAIVTVQALLINALI